One genomic window of Solanum dulcamara chromosome 12, daSolDulc1.2, whole genome shotgun sequence includes the following:
- the LOC129877687 gene encoding uncharacterized protein C6C3.02c-like, with protein MARRSSGRSARPPPRAAPRPAPAPVNHAPPPAPMQHTGGGSMLSGIGSTIAQGMAFGTGSAVAHRTVDAVMGPRTIQHETVASQAPSAAAPTTSGAGSDACSVHTKAFQDCINSSGSDIDKCQFYMDMLSECRRNSMMNA; from the exons ATGGCTCGCCGAAGCTCTG GAAGATCTGCTCGTCCTCCCCCTCGTGCTGCCCCCCGTCCTGCTCCAGCCCCAG TAAACCATGCTCCTCCACCAGCTCCGATGCAACATACTGGTGGTGGATCCATGCTTAGTGGTATTGGTTCTACCATAGCTCAAG GGATGGCCTTTGGTACTGGAAGTGCTGTGGCACACAGGACTGTAGATGCTGTCATGGGTCCACGCACAATTCAACATGAAACTGTTGCTTCTCAGGCACCTTCTGCAGCTGCTCCAACAACCAGCGGTGCTGGTTCAGATGCTTGCAGTGTGCACACTAAAGCATTTCAAGAT TGCATTAATAGTTCTGGAAGTGACATTGACAAGTGTCAGTTCTACATGGACATGTTGTCGGAGTGCAGGAGGAACTCAATGATGAATGCCTAA